TcaattggcaaacacatggcaagtgCAGTGCTGCAATGTGGCTCGGGGCCAATGAGAAAATTTGGTaagaggcaaaacactgaaaggctcggAGGGCAATGGCCCCGATGTAGGAGAgctaattcctcgtgacatggatgtgcctgcagatggtgggatcagactgtccacatgtctccacaatgaatgtccaaggctttattatggaaaagaaaaactgaaagaagacaaaggtaATTCTGGGCGGGGCAAGTTGAATTATGAATTGAATAGTAGCTTCCTCAAAGAGACTGCGGGGCTAGTGCTGGTACCTGTCTCTGTGGCGTAATTGGTCAGCGCGTTTGGCTGTTAACCAAAAGGTTGGTTGTTCGAAACCACCCAGGGATGGAGtgtttggatttttttaaaaacaaaatcagtgaattgtttaaatggtgatatattggaatgtggagaaagtgaggacaagaggtgaaagtcgaaaaatgtggcattggaaaagcgcaatagatcaggcagcatctgaggagcaggacagtgagTTTTGGGCaccagcccttcaccaggaatgatgtAAGGATGTACAAAGGGGTCTCAGAGACCCtccagtcaatgccagttgtcgggcagatgcagcaggcaatgagcaaggcaagtgataTATTACGAAGAgtaattgagttcagaagtggggtcattgaacatattcaaggctaagttcatctgagttttgaacaacaaagaagtggatggtttTGGGGGGAGGTAAGAAAATGGTTCTAAGGCTAGTACAGGtcagtcacagagtcagacagcactgaacagacccttcatccatgcTGAGTATATCCTCAAACTAAACTCCATGCTGAGTATATcctcaaactaaactcgtcccacctaccAGTGTTTGACCCATAAACCTTCGAatttttcatattcatgtacttgtccaaatgtcttttaaacgttgtaactgtgcatgtataaaatcatgaagggcatggatatgataaatagacaaagtcttttccctggggttggggaatccagaacgagagagcatgggtttagcgttagaggggaaagatgcaaaaaagatctaaggggcatctttttcacgcagaggatggtgcgttttttgaatgaactgccaggggaagtggtgaagtctagtacgattgcaacatttaaaaggcatttggcgaggtatatgaatagtaaagatttggagggatatggggccgtgtgctgtcaggtgggacaagattgggttgggatagttggtcggcatggacaagttggaccaaacagtttgtttctgtgctgtacatctttatgactcgatGACTTTCTCTGGTCATTCATTCTGCAGTCAGAccactctcttaaaaaaaaacccttgtcCTGTCTTTATAAAATCTTTCTCTACTCACCTCAAAATATTTGCTTCCCTGATCCTGAAACCCCCAGCTGAGGGAAAGGACACCTGTTGTTCACCTCATccgtatccctcatgattttataatcctcgacaaggtcacctctcaatctcctatgttccagtgagaaaagttccagcctatccaccctagatgtaggtatattcatatccagttatgacgtgttcaatgctggtgcaggctgGAAAGATCATGTGgtttactcctgctcccaattaaTCCTGGCTGTTgcatttctcagccccattctcccaatttctccccGCAACTCTCAACCTCTGATACTCCATCCCAGTGTTAaacatactcagtgacctggcctccacagctttctgtgacaattaattccatagattcaccaccctctggctaaagaaatttctcctaatccCCATTCTCCCTTTATGCTGAGGCTATGCCCATGGGTATTAGTCTCTCctcccaatgaaaacatcttcccaatgtccactctgtccaggctgttcaatattctgtacgtttcagttagatccccccGAGTGTGGGCCtattaatcagcatgaaccagacccttcaggatgaggacagcagggattaggttcaacaaagtgagaatggagggagagtgagtaggatggagattttcagctttgagggaataagagaggaaagaaagtttGACATAAATTGCAATTGATCAGATGAgccgatgggccaaggagtggcggatggagtttaatttagacaaatatgagctgttgcattttgatgaagcaaatcagggcaggacctatgtGGTTAATGGTaaattcctggggagtgttgatgaacaaagaaaccttgcaaagcaggttcatagttccttgaaagtggagttgcaagtagataggatagcaagGAAGGcgttggtacgctttcctttcttggtcagaacactgagttaTAGGAGTTTGGAGGTAACGTTGTGGATGCACAGGACACTggaaaggccacttttggaataccgcgctcagttctggtttccctgctgtcggaaaggtgTTATGCTGTCGGAAAGGTGTTATGAAaagtgaaagggttcggaaaagatttaggaagttgttgccagagttagagggtttgagctacagggagaggctgaatcggctggggctgtattccctggagcgtctgtgACCATTCGAAGTTAAtaaggggcatgtatagggtgaatAACGGAGATCGTTTCCCCAGGATATGGGAGTGCTAAAGTAGAGAGTATAAgtttgaggtgaggggaggggggtggaagaCTTTAAAcggacctgaggggcagcattttcatgcagaggatgatgtgtgcatggaacgtgctgccagaggaaatggtggaggctggtacaattacaatatttaaaggcatctggatgggtatatgaataagaagggtttagagggttatgggccaaatgctggcaaatgggacgagattaattttggatatctgtttcgcacagacgagttggacgaagggtctgttttcgtactGCATGACTCTAATGATCTTTGGTGAAAGCAAAAATGTCGCTGTGAAGAGTGGACTTTCagaagcagctttcaaagatgttttgcccttacaAGGAGCAtaaatcttcatttttttttgtaagatAGCAGCTGAGTGAGTGACATCCAGGACTTTGTtagaaagtgggaattcattgcactgtggggatgtagTGTTTTAAGGTTTACCGGCAGTAAGTACAGTGTGCTGAGCGGGGAGCCTAGTGAAGGGTTAGGTCGGTTTTTGtttaaactgctcatttctgtCAGGCTCCaacattgcatttccaatgctgtCAATCAGAAGGTGCAGTGAATCAGTAACTGGTATCGTTAGAAGCCTTACTATTTTCAGTACTGCAGGTATTGCATTGTTTCATCAGCACTGTAAAGGTCGCTGGCagcagtgggaggtgtgggctgtattcactagaaatgattaagcatTTAGATAATACACATacaagagggcagggtgggatttGTCTTTCGATTTGTGGAAGATGGGGCATTCTGGGTGCTGTGATCTGGGGCAAACATAACTGCAGtatatcattgaatccctacagtgtggaagcaggccattcaggccatcgagTCCACACGGAGCCCTCCAAAAATACACCAACGAGACACACCTCCCAACCattccaccatcaccatcccatcAGGTCTTTTCTGCTGGCGGTTGAGACTGGGCTGCAAGATTAGGGGGGAGTAGAAttcggacagaaatgaggaggagctGGTTTTCCCAGAGGTCggtgcatctatggaattctgtgcccaaggaagcagtaaaaGCAGCTTCATTAAGACCCTGTTGCATGGGTTTTTgcgtggtaggggaattaagtgTAGTTGGGATAATGCAAGTAGGAGGAGCTGAGGTGattgatagatcagccatgattttaatgaatggcggagcagggtcgatgggccaaatggcctactgcttcTATTACTTTGAAACGATAACCCTACGTTTCCCAtgtctaacccacctaacctgcacaaccctggacactgggcaatttaacatggcgaatccaaatcaaggccggtgagaaatggagtgatgtggaaaataaacatcagagaatgagagaaagggacaaGGAGAATAAATGTActagcaatcaaaactggattctaaccatcacaaaaattaaaactaaaagctcagtatgtgaatgtgtgctgcattgtacCAAAAGCGAATTAATTGACTGCACATGTTGAAGAGAATAATtctgatctgagactccttacagagatATCGCTTCAGAATGATAAGGATTGGATCCGGAATATCGAGGTGATACGTGGCATCCAAGACGAGTGGGAAGCTCAGTAACGGTAGAGGATGGGCACTGCTAATCAAAACACTGATAACACGGTAGTCTGATGTCAGCTCGGAtgtcaggtcctgatttctctgtcagctgatctccctgttcccacagagctggatgttgtctgttctcagctctgcttgatttctgctgaagctttgacccACTTTTACACCTTCTGGGGCAATAAAATATTCTGAGCCTCCTGAAAAtgacaccttatctatacctctcctgattttaaaaacctctataaagttatcTGTCAACTTGCTAGGCTCCgttggaaaaatgtcccagcttcttcttaactcaaaccctccattcccagcaacatcctggtaaagtagGGAATAAGGAATTGTATCAAATCACATAAATGTACTGTCTGAAACAATCTGGCTGTGTTCTTGCCTGAGATATTGAGAGTCCCTGGTGTAAGTAATTACGAATGCAATTATTTTGGTCACAGAATTGGGCAATCATTTTGCAACAAAGTGATCTACTCTGATAAGGAGGTAGTGGTCATTTCTACGGTAAGTGAACAGTTTGTTGATCAGGGAGATGAAGTTCCAAACACTTGGGAAGAGCAAGAAATGACTGTGATAAAtaagacaaagaactgtggatgctggaaatctgaaacaaaaactgagaacactggaaaaactcagcaggactggaagcatctgtggagagaaagcagagttaaagtttcgagtCCAACAACTCCTCTTCAGGATTCTGAAATAGTTTGTGAGAACCCCTTAAGTCATCTGCCCAGCTTTAAGACCATAATATACaggagcaggatgaggccatttggcccatcgagtctgctccacctgtcgatcacggctgatatgtttctccatCCCATTCTGCTGCcgtctcctcataacccttgaccccTTCCTAATCAAGAACCAATCTCTGTATTAAATGCCCTCAATGACTTGGCATCCTCAACCCTTCTCcgagtggaaacatcatctctacATCCACACTATCCAGTCATAGAGTAGCACAgcgctgcctgaccaactgtgatcTCCATCATTGGTTGTTTTCAAGAagcattccagcatctacagcaaCGCACTTCTAAAGTTTGTACCCAGTTGGTTAGCTCTCCCGAGATCCCGTGAGATTTATCCTGACTCAACAACCCACTGTGTGGTACAATTAACAAAGGTCCCAGTCCCCACCTCGTTCTGCCCACAGTAGTAGCAcgatagctcagtgattagcactgcctcatagtaccaaggacccgtgttcgattccaggcttggggcgactgtctgtttggagtctgcacgttctccccgccgtgtctgcgtgggtttcctccgggtgctctggtttactcccaaaaTCTAAAAATGTTCTGGTGAGTTGGCCGAACTAAACGGGCCCTctgtgtgcattagtcaggagtaaatgtggaaTAATGGGATAGaggaatgtgtctggatgggttacactttggacaggcagtgtggacttgttgggctgaatggcgtatttccacattgtaggactTCTACGTGGCATTTCCCCAACTCCAGAATCTCAGAGCTCTTGGCTTTTCCCATggacagtgtggggggagggaaacaGTGTTTTACACGGGAGGAAGGTTTGGTGAGTGTGAAGCTACAACTAAACGTAGTGCATTACTTGAGCTGTTTCCCCGGTATACCAGAGGCTGCGGGTTGACCTTACAGACGTTAATCGAATCATGAGAGGcaagcatagggtaaatagacaaggtcatttcccagaGATGGGAGAAGTCCAGAAAAGGTGGGTAATATGTTTGGTGTAAGGGAGGCAAGTGTAAGGAATGAtctgccggaggaagtgatgggtgtagttccaattataacatttaaaaggcagttggatgggtatatgaataggaagagttcagagggatatgggccaagtactggtaaatgagacgagattaatttaggctatctggtcggcacagatgagttagactgaaggacctgtttttgtgctgtgtatctctatgaccctGGCTTGCTTGTAATGTTTGCCATGCCTGTATGTTCAGTTTCTGTCTGGTGTCGGTGATATCTCATTTCCTCCAGCTCCCCACTTCCACCTCCCCAGATGTTAACCATTTCGTGTCTGGTGGTTTCTCAAGAAGCTTCATTGAAGGTTCATCctgaattgactttttttttgcttcccaaaagcaGACTTACTCGCTCCTAGATGTCGTGAAAGATGCCAAAATTCAGAGATGCCTATCTTGATGTTTTCACTTTTCGGTCTCTGTGAGATCCTGAATCAGTACCATCGGGAGAATTAGTTTGAGCGGAGTGAGaatagaggggtgagagagggtgggatggtgctttaaatgttttggaaaaagaaaagaatCTTTAGcggaaagtagaattgcttgtttggAATTTCTAAcctggactgacagtgatgatttttgtaatctctttttacagattatttgaagatctgaagacagaagtttcaaaatcaatagctgaagggctttgcctgaaacattgactctactgctcctcagatgctgcctgatctgctgtgcttttccagcattgcactttgactgtgactctgactctccagtccTCAATTTCACGTCAGTGTCTGACAGTCACTGAATCCATCGGTACTAtaacaattttcgactctgattctgtgagaaggaaccaagctttttggttcctgtttcagtacgttttcagcatcagtgagactggaagagagacccGACTGTTGCAACATTCTGATTGTGGAGCCAGAAAACGTTATACAGACTGGGAAGAGGAATTCACGGCAGGGAGATGCTGTACTCgcgtttgtgtgcagctgaagctttgGTCATGGAGAAAGCCAAGGAATCCCGTCCCTTGGAGAAgccatggaagtgtggcgactgtgggaaaaGCTTCTGTTTCCCTTCTGACCTGGAGATTCATGGGCgcagtcacaccagggagaggccgatctcctgccctgagtgcgggacgGGCTTCAGCAATTCCTGCCACCTGCTGGGCCGTCAGCGGGTCCACATTTGGGAgagacccttcagctgccctgagtgcgggaaggccttcagcaattcttcTGTACtgcagaggcaccagcgggtccacacgagCAACAGGCGTttcccctgccccgagtgtggaaagagcttcagcaattcctcctgcCTGTTGAAGCACCAGGGGGTCCACACGGGAGAGAGGCCCATCAGATGTCCCAAGTGCTGCAAGATCTTCAGCAGTTCCTCCATTCtgcagaggcaccagcgggtccacacaggcgAGAGGCCATTCGCCTGCCCCGAAAGCAGGAAGGTATTCAGCTATTCTTCCGTCCTGCTGACCCACCGCCGTGTCCACATGTTGGAGAAAACCCTTCAGCTGCTCCAAGTGCGGAAAGGCCTTTAATGATacctctgccctgctgaggcactagcgggtccacaccgaggaTAGGCCATTCTCCTGTCTGAAGTGCGGGAAGGGTTTACCCAGGCATCCCACCTTCGGGTCCATACGGGGGGAGGCCCTTACTCTGCCCAGAGTTCGGGAAGACCTTCTGCAATTCCTCCCTCCTGCTGAGACACAGGCGGGgccacaccggagagaggccgttcacctaCCCCAAGTGCAGGCGGAGGTTCTCATCATTCTGCACCTTGCAGAAGCACCAGCGGGCACCCCAGTGCTCCCAACAATCTGATTCTGCTGGTGAAACTGCTGTGGGTCACTGCAAGGACTGACCCCCTGCCCAATCTGACAGTGCTTATAATGGGAGAGTTGGTCGGATTTTTTTAGTTTTATGCTGTCGTGCTCCCCCACCCCGCAACTTTGCTTCCAGTGGGCGTTGCTGCTCATTGAGACCAGGAGCTGTtctctctagtttttttttctgtccagTTAAAGAATTATTGGCTCTGTCAGGGAACTAGCCCCAGTCTGTAAGAAATAGCTGAATGCTTCAGAGTGTCGATTCGCATTCAGCAGTGACTTTGAAATTAAATTTATGGTTATGTGCCTGTGAACAACTCATTGTCGAAGGATTGCCCAACGGCTTGGCAATCCAGTGTTGGAAACTGCTTGAattgataatttttaaaattctcttccttAATTTATGCCTTAAGTTTCTGTCTATGAGATGGTGTGGGACTTGATCAAGGGGCTTAAATCATTGCTATTAACTGGATTATCATGTTTAATTTTGCCCTAGTaaatttgtggtattcataattgtttgtttttgtttaaattataatTCTGGTGTGCAAGATCTGTTCATCAAGTGTGGTTCTCTTGATGAAACTGCTGTGGGTCACTCCCAGGACTGAGCCCCTGTGCATTCTGACAGTGTGTGTTGCAGTGGGAGAGTCAGTGATCTTTTTTGATTTATGCCCTTGCCTCGCCTTGCCCCGCCGCCAACTTTGCTTCCATTAGGCATTGCTGCTTGTTGAGTCCAGGCACTGTTCTCTCTTGATTCTACTGTCCAGTTAAAGAATTGTTGGCTCTTTCTGGGAATGAATCCCAGCCTGTAAGAAATAGCTAAATACTTTGGGGTGTCTATTCACATTCAGTAGCGGCCTTTAAATTAGATTTTCAGTTACGTATCTGTGAAAAACTCATAGTCCAAGGATTGCACGAAGGCTTggcaatccattgttggaaactgTTTCTTTGAATtggtaagtttaaaaaaaatctttcttaaTTTGCCGCTTAAGTTTCTGTCTCTGAGATGGTGGGGGACTTGATCAAAGGATTTAAATCATTGCTACTAATTAGATTATCTTCTTTAAATTTGCCCTGGAAAAGTACCGTGTTTAAATTACAATGTTgggtttttgtttaaattattatGTTGATGTGCAAGGTCTGTTCTTCATCAAGTCTGGTTAAGAACAGTTGAGAAATGGAGGGACGTTGCATGTTTTAATTTCACTCTGTTGTGAATCTGGTGACAGTGACATTCATTTGTATTAGGTTGCTTACCCTTAGTTGTAATGTCTTCCAACCCAACTATTCACTGTGGTAGGAAGTTCCACAGTCTCACCACACTCTGAGGTTTTTCATGAAATTCttagtacacaattgtaagggaAAAAGTTGACGAGGGCGGAATATAGGGTGTTAACTGCAAAAGCCAGGAAGACATTCGACAAAGTAAAACCATGACAATGTAGGGACAAATAAGGAACTTTGGCAGAAATGAAGAGGTCACACGTCAGAGTTCAAGATAATGGTCGTGACAAGAAGAAAAAGTACTCTGAAGATATTGGATATTGTAATTACACAAGTTTCGAGATGTTGTAGTTGGTTGAATACGATAACGTAAGAGATGAAATAACCAAAACCACGAATGTAATTGGATGTCGGTAACCATAAAGCAAGTGTACACTATTGATTGATATAGGTCAATTGCgtgcaagtaggccattcagcacatcgagtCAACATTGACTGACCATCCCACCCCAGACTCAGTTcgttaccctatccctgtaaccctgcacctcccatggtcaatctaccctcaCCTGCAtatcctttggactgtgggaggaggccagagcaccagaggaaacccacgcagacacaaggggagaatgtgcaaactcctcacagtcggcccgagggtgggatcaaacccaggtcactgatgctgtgaggcagcagtgctcaccaccgtGCCACCACCACATGCTGCTCTCTAAAGAAGTGAATTTCAAAGACTCGGGAACACTTGAGAGAAAAATAAGACTCTCTTATCTGAAATGAGAGACTAGTCTCTGGGTGGAAGTGAGTGGACATTACATTTACATTAAGTCCTCTCCAGATGTTGTAAGGCTCCATAAGATCATCtgtttcttctaaactcaaactgATACAAGCCCAGCCTGACATCCCCTTGTCCCCGATTATAAGTTGAGTAAATCAGCGACCCTCGACCTCACTGGCATGACACAGGATGCCCTCAATCTAAGTTGACCTTAACTGTCTAACCTCTTGACCCCCCACGCCACTATGTGCAACTCAGCCCTAAACGAGAGCAGGGGAACTGAACAGACAGTAGTGAGGTGGACATTGCATTCCCAGAGAATATTATTCAAGTGAATAAGTTGTTCAGCACTCATTCGGATCATTGCGGAGACAATGTTTCCTGTCATTTAAATATCTTTGATCTCAATAACAGTCTAGTTTTGTTGTACATTGTGTGTGTTTTATCTGTGTTTCACGACATGATTTTCTGTTGCTGTCATTCCCATTAGGGGGTGTGAATTCAGTTCCAGATAATATTCTCAGTTCTGAATTTTCCTTGAGGACTAGTGTAGAACGTACTCAGTGTCAGTCATAGTGGAAGACGCTCGACAGTTTATTTAACCCTTTGCTGTCATTGTCTTGGAACTATATGAATGGGGAAGTGTAGAGgaggttttactctgtatctaacccaatgCTGTCTCTGTCTTGGCTgtgtttgttggggacagtgttgaagtAGTTTCACTTACAAATTAAGAGTAGAGGAAGTTTTATTCTGATTGTGATcccatgctgtccttgtcctgggagttttAGATGGCGTCTATAATTGCAATGAATGCAGACTTGGCTGTGGGAGTGAAGGGTACTTCTACCTGAGCAGACCCATCTTTGAGATTTCTGTGCTGATCAAGACAATCTCAGACACCTTCATTCACTTTTCCAACCAACCACAGGGTGGTTAAGGATGGTATAAATGCTGGCattgccagcgatgcccacactCCATGTATGAATAAATACTTTctgtttaaaagttacattcacgTTCCAAACCCTCTAATGTATGATTACTTACATGGAAAATTCCTGTATGGTTGGAATATCATTTTAAAACATAGGAATGTGTCAACCATGTAGAAATATAACAAGAACAACAAATTGAGAAGTTAACAAGTAATGAGCAGGACCAGAATGCTGAATCAGTCTGACCTCCATGACTGAGAGAGTTCTCCCAGATGTTGAAGTTACACTAGTGCCTTTTACTCTTGCAGCTTCCCAAACGTTTGTCCCTGATGTATGATCTTTCAATGACCCGAAGAACTAACTGTTTTTATCTCcatagctgctgccagacttgctgagtaatTCCAGCCCTTCTGCTTTTTTCTTTTATGGGATTTGAGCTTCCCTACATCAGTGTaatgaagaactgcagattctggagacctgaaacaCAAAAgtgcataaattgctggagaaactcaataggaatggcagcacatgtggagagagaagcagagttagcatttgaagtgctgtgacccttcttcacaacagTTCTGGACGCAGGGCAGGATATtggctctgtttctttctctctctctccaccggtattgccagactggctgagtttctccagcaatttctgttctgacACTTTCACAAGGTTGATATTTGTTATCCAACCCTAATTGCAAGGTATCTTGTTTGAgccaattcagagggcagtttaagagtcaaccacattgctgtgggtctggagtcacatgtaagtctgatcagataaggatggcagtttcccctaaaacctctccgcccccaccccactccggcacctctccgcccccaccccactccggcacctctccgcccccaccccactccggcctatcaccctcaccttgacctccttccacccatcccacctccatcgcccctccccctagtccctcctccctaccttttatctcagcctgcttggctctctctctcttattcctgatgaagggcttatgctcgaaacgtcgaattctctattcctgagatgctgcctaacctgctgtgctttgaccagcaacacatttgcagctccctcctgaaaggacattgtgaacatggatttttatgacaattaacGTCAGTGCCATCGATACCATACTGAGACTAACTTTGTGTTCCCCATTTATGATTTGAATTATTCACATCTCATCTCTTGCTGTGGTGGGATTGTGAACGCATGTTCCCTGGATTACTCATCCTGTGACATTATGTCTAAACTGTTGCTTCCCATCCTTTGTTATTTTGTGTCTGCTCTTTACGTCTTTGTCCTCTGATGTTTGGGAAATTGAACCTGTTTAAAAGATTGCTCGAAACCTGCCCCTTTGACCAAGTCTTTGGTCACCTGTCTTAATCTGTGTTCCGGTCTTGTGATTTTTAAAGGAATTCTCATTATGTTTACGTGAAGCAC
The genomic region above belongs to Hemiscyllium ocellatum isolate sHemOce1 chromosome 27 unlocalized genomic scaffold, sHemOce1.pat.X.cur. SUPER_27_unloc_30, whole genome shotgun sequence and contains:
- the LOC132808083 gene encoding zinc finger protein 664-like, giving the protein MEKAKESRPLEKPWKCGDCGKSFCFPSDLEIHGRSHTRERPISCPECGTGFSNSCHLLGRQRVHIWERPFSCPECGKAFSNSSVLQRHQRVHTSNRRFPCPECGKSFSNSSCLLKHQGVHTGERPIRCPKCCKIFSSSSILQRHQRVHTGERPFACPESRKVFSYSSVLLTHRRVHMLEKTLQLLQVRKGL